A stretch of DNA from Spirosoma endbachense:
AAAAAAGGAGGTCCTCCGCACCCACCGGAATCGTGTCAGCTTCGGTCAGTACCTCATCGGTTTCCTGCAACGTCAACTTTTCAGCCAGCCATTGCAGCACGTTTGCCCCATTGTTCGTCGGTCCACCAACGACATAGTATGGGGTTTCATTCCGTTCGTCCAGATAATAACAAAACAGCCGTCCGTGCGGATCGCGCTGAGGTTTATGAACCGTCTGTCGAACCGCACCGCTCGTACCGATCGTAATGGTCGTGATACCAGGCTCAATACAGCCAGATCCAAGATTAGCGAGAACCCCATCCGATGCACCAGGAAATAATTGCACCCCCGCAGGCAATGCCGTTTTCACAACGCCTTCTTTGCCTGGATCATAGTTTACGACAAAGGTGGTTGGTTGCGGCTCCGAAAGCTGGCCAGGCCGAATACCCGCAAAATCAAGGGCAGGTTGAAACCAGGTTCGCTTTTCCATATCAAACAATCCAGTGGCCGTAGCCATCGAATAATCGATATCATAGCGAGCGGTCAGCTTCCACCAGACGTATTCTTTCAGCGAAATAAATTTTGCGGCCTGCTTCAATAAGTCAGGCTGACTAGCTCGAAACCAGGCTAGTTTGCAAAGCGGAATCATCGGATGAATGGGTGTTCCCGTTTGGGCGTAAATAGAATCACCCAGTGCCTTTTGATCCGTATGAAGCTCGGTCGCCTGTGGTTCAGCCCGGTTATCGGACCACAGCAGTGCGTTTGTTAACGGTTTGCCTGCACTGTCAACCGCCAACAGGCTGTGCATTCCAGCGCTGAAACTAAGCGCCTTTATACTAGCCTGTTGTCTTTTTGCGCCAATAACCACTTCACTCAACCCCTGCCGAACCGCCTGCCAAACGGCCTCAGGCTCCTGCTCAGCATAGCCTGGCTCGGGCGACAGCGTCGTTAGTGGCAACGATGTATGAGCAATGATCTTCCAATCGTGGGGAGTGACAGCGAGGATTTTAACGTTGGTGGTGCCGATATCTACGCCGAGCAGACAAGTCATAGAACAAGAAATAATTTACGAAATGCCAAAGCAACGTATTTTTCCGATTCATCGCTGCGAAAGAGTGAAAAAA
This window harbors:
- a CDS encoding gluconokinase — translated: MTCLLGVDIGTTNVKILAVTPHDWKIIAHTSLPLTTLSPEPGYAEQEPEAVWQAVRQGLSEVVIGAKRQQASIKALSFSAGMHSLLAVDSAGKPLTNALLWSDNRAEPQATELHTDQKALGDSIYAQTGTPIHPMIPLCKLAWFRASQPDLLKQAAKFISLKEYVWWKLTARYDIDYSMATATGLFDMEKRTWFQPALDFAGIRPGQLSEPQPTTFVVNYDPGKEGVVKTALPAGVQLFPGASDGVLANLGSGCIEPGITTITIGTSGAVRQTVHKPQRDPHGRLFCYYLDERNETPYYVVGGPTNNGANVLQWLAEKLTLQETDEVLTEADTIPVGAEDLLFLPYLYGERAPLWDASARGAYLNVDYRHTRAHFVRAALEGVMFNLLSIEKLLAKQTGPTRMIYANGGFAKSTFWVQMMANVFGVPVRLNASNESSAMGAVLLISDLTTSLEKLAGEVSFGQEFEPDPECHKRYQTVFEQWENALQKRI